CGGCGCGTTGACCCGGCTCGTCATCCCCAGCCTGGCGGAATTCCGGCGCCGTTGAGGCGATCCCAGTCAAGAATCGGGGGCTGGCCCTTGCATGGTCTCCGCAGCGCTAATCCGATATCATCACCGCGATCGTAGAGGGGGCATGGAAGTGGCGGCAGAGGCCGCGGGGGGCACCCCGGCAAGGCCGGAGGCGCCGGAGGATTGGCGTATGAATTTCAGGACTCGCTGGCGGCTCCTCCCGGCAGCCATCGTTGCCGCTGGCGTGCTCAGCGCCGGCGCCATCGTGTGGGCCGCAAACGATAGCCAATACGACGAGTATGGCGCGCCCGGTGCGCCCGCCGAGCCCAAGGCCGGCGAGGTCGTGCAGAAGAACATCGAGTTTGCCCCGGCCGAATACCGCACCAAGATCGGCGAGACCATCACCTTCGTGAACGAGGACCCGTTCGGGCACAACGCCTATTCGGCGACCCAGGGCGGCGTCTTCGACATCGGCTTGCAGGGCTCGGGCGAGCGCAAGCCGATCCGCTTCAGCAGTGCCGGGACCTTCGAGGTGCGCTGCCGCATCCACCCGAAGATGAAGATGCAGATCGTCGTCACCCGATAGGCGAGGCCGGCAACCCATGTCGATCCGCCTCAAGCTCATTGGCGCGTTCCTGGTGGCGGTGCTGGCCGCCGCGGCACTCGGCCTGTCGGCCAGCATATCGGCCGATCGGATCGGCGAGCTGGTGGTGCGCATGTACGACCAGCCGCTGCAGGCGATCAATTTCAGCCGCTCGGCGCAGACCGGCTTTGCGCTGATGGAGCCGGTGGGACGCGCCGCCGCGGAAGCCGCGAGCGAGGCGGAGCGGCGGACCAAGCTCGCCCAGCTCGCACGCGACCACAAGACCTTCCTCGACGATCTCAGCATCGCCGCCGAGCGCGGCCTCTCTGAGCGGATCGGCGACTTGGCCGGCTCCATCCGCGAGAAGGCCTCGCAATGGATGGCGCTCACGACGGCGGCTCGCTCCGGCGAAGGCGGCGGGGCCGGGCGCGACACGCTGGGCGCCGACATCCGCAATCAGCTCGAGGTCCTGACCCAGCTCGCCGCCGAGGATGGCTACCTCTTTCGCCAGGATGCGGAGCGCATCATCACCGTGACCGAGCGCTCGATCATCGCCATCGTCGCCACCGTGCTGGTGGTCTGCGTCGGCGTCGCCCTCCTGCTCGCGCACAATATCGGCAGGCCGACGGACACGCTGGCCCGGCTCATGGTCCGGCTCGCGAAAGGCGACCGGGACATCGAGGTCCCCCACCGGGATCGCAAGGACGAGATCGGCGGCATGGCCGACGCCTTGAGCGTGTTCAAGCAGGCGATGATCGAGGTCGAGAGCGCCAAGGACAAGGCCGAGGCGGCGACCCGCGCCAAGTCGGAGTTCCTGGCGATGATGAGCCACGAGGTCAGGACGCCGATGAACGGCGTGCTCGGCATGACCCGGTTCTTGCTGGGCACGCCTCTCAACGATGAGCAGCGCAGCTACGCCGAGATCGTGCTGAGCTCATCGGAAGCGCTGCTGACCATCCTCAACGATATTCTCGACTATTCGAAGCTGGAAGCAGGCAAGCTCGACTTCGAGGCGATCGACTTCGAGCCGCGCCTGGTGGTCGACGGCGTCGCCACGCTGATCTCGGCGCGCGCCGAGGAGAAAGGCATCTGGCTCAAGGCCGAGATCGGCCCGGACACGCCGGCCTATCTCAAGGGCGACCCCGGCCGGCTTCGTCAGGTGCTCTTGAACCTCGTCGGCAATGCGGTGAAGTTCACCGAGAATGGCGGGGTCACGCTGTCGGTCGCGCCTCTCGGCTCGGCCGAACAAGGCGCGCGCCTGCGCTTTGCCGTGGCCGATACCGGCATCGGCATCTCCGAGGAAGGCAAGGCGAAGCTCTTCGGCTCGTTCAGCCAGGCCGATTCCTCGATCACGCGCCGGTTCGGCGGCACCGGGCTCGGGCTCGCCATCTCCAAGCGCATCGTCGAGCAGATGGGCGGCGTGATCGGCGTCGACAGCACGGTCGGGCGGGGCAGCACCTTCTGGTTCGAAGTGACCTTGCCCTTGGGCGAGGCGCGGCGGCAAGAGGACGTCGCCGCCGAAGCCGCACGGATCCCGCCCCTCGAGATCCTGGTGGCCGAGGACAACAAGGTGAACCAGAAGGTCGTGGCCGGTCTCCTCGTCCCCCACGGGCACCGCGTCGACATCGTCGAGAATGGCCGCGCCGCGGTGGACGCCGTGCAGAAGAGGCACTACGACCTCGTGCTCATGGACATGCACATGCCTGAGATGGGCGGCATCGACGCCACCCGCGCCATCCGCGCGCTCGCGGGCGAGCCCGGCCGCGTGCCGATCATCGCCGTCACCGCCTCGGCGATGCAGGAAGGCATCCAGCGCGGACTCGACGCCGGGATGAACGACCACGTCTCCAAGCCCATCCATCCAACCGCACTCCATGCGGCACTCTTGCGGGTGATCGGCCGGCGGGACGAGACCGAAGCGCCGGCCACCGGCGAGATCGATTTGACCCAGCAGCTGCTGGGCGGCAACCTGGCGCTGGACGAAACCGTGCTCGGCGGTCTCGAGGCGCAGCTCGGCCGCGAGGTCGTGGCCGAGCTGGTCGAGGATTTCTTCACCACCTCGGCCGAGCACACCCGCACCATGCGGGCGGCTGAGGCATCGGGCGATGCCTCGAATTGGGGCGATGCCGCGCACAGCGTCAAAGGTGCCGCCGGCAGCCTCGGCTTGGGTCAACTCTTCCGTGTGGCGCTCGCCATCGAGGAATCCTGCCACGGCGGCGACCTGGCCGCAGCCGGCCAAGCCATGGACGAATTCGCAGTTAAGCTCGCGGAGGGTCAGGCCCTGCTGCGCCAGCGCTATCCCGCCTCGCAGGCCGCATGAGCACCGAGCAAAGAAAAGAGCGTCGATGACGGGCAAGCACCCTTCCGATACGTATCTGTCGCATCTCTCGATCCTCTTGGTCGAGGACGATGCCTTTGCCATGCGGCTGGCCCAGAGCGTCTTGAAGCAGCTCGGCATCCGGCTGGTGATCTGCGCGCGCGACGGGGCCGAGGCGTTGCGCGTCTTGAACGAGGGCGCCACCAAGTTCGACCTCATCATCTCCGACTGGACGATGCCGAAGATGAGCGGCCTTGATCTCCTGAAGGAGGTCCGCAAGACCTGGATCGACATGCCCTTCCTCATGCTGACCGGACGGGCGACGCCGGATTTCGTGCTGGAGGCCCGCAAGAACGGCGTCGATGCCTATGTGGTGAAGCCGTTCTCCCCCGACCAACTCGCCCGCAAGATCGCCGGCACGTTCAAGCTGCAGCCGAAATAGGCTGACGGTTTTTTGCAATTGTGATCAGGGCATCCCCTCACCCGCCTCGCTCACGCTCGGCACCCTCTCCCGCGGTGCGGGAGAGGGGCTCCTGGCGCTTTCCTTCTCCCTCTCCCGCACCGCGGGAGAGGGCCGGGGTGAGGGTCGCCTACCGCTCGAGCTCGATGAAGCCGCAGACACCGAGCATCTGGCCGCTGATGTGGCGGCCGGAACGGGAGGCGACGTAGACCGCCATCTCGGCGATCTCGCGGGGATTGATCTGGGTCTTGAGCGCGATGAACTGCATCGCCTTCGCCTTCATCTCCTCGACGCTGATTCCGAGCGCGGCTGCCTTGTTGCGCATGACGCTTTCGGCGCGCTCGCCTTCGACCCATCCCGGCAGGATGGAGTTGACGCGGATATTGAACGGACCGAGCTCGGATGCCAGCGTGTTGGTGAAGCCGTTGACCGCCCATTTCGCCACCGCATAGGGGGCCCGCATGGGAAAGGCGAGACGTCCGGAGGTGGAGGAGATGTTGATGATGCAGCCCTGCCGCGCCTCTTTCATGACCGGCACGGCGCGGCGCACGCAGTAGAACATGCCGTTGAGGCAGACGCCGATGGTGCGGTCCCACTCCGCCGGGCTCACATCCTCGACCCAGGCGGTCGGCCCGGCGATGCCGGCATTGTT
The Pseudomonadota bacterium genome window above contains:
- a CDS encoding response regulator is translated as MSIRLKLIGAFLVAVLAAAALGLSASISADRIGELVVRMYDQPLQAINFSRSAQTGFALMEPVGRAAAEAASEAERRTKLAQLARDHKTFLDDLSIAAERGLSERIGDLAGSIREKASQWMALTTAARSGEGGGAGRDTLGADIRNQLEVLTQLAAEDGYLFRQDAERIITVTERSIIAIVATVLVVCVGVALLLAHNIGRPTDTLARLMVRLAKGDRDIEVPHRDRKDEIGGMADALSVFKQAMIEVESAKDKAEAATRAKSEFLAMMSHEVRTPMNGVLGMTRFLLGTPLNDEQRSYAEIVLSSSEALLTILNDILDYSKLEAGKLDFEAIDFEPRLVVDGVATLISARAEEKGIWLKAEIGPDTPAYLKGDPGRLRQVLLNLVGNAVKFTENGGVTLSVAPLGSAEQGARLRFAVADTGIGISEEGKAKLFGSFSQADSSITRRFGGTGLGLAISKRIVEQMGGVIGVDSTVGRGSTFWFEVTLPLGEARRQEDVAAEAARIPPLEILVAEDNKVNQKVVAGLLVPHGHRVDIVENGRAAVDAVQKRHYDLVLMDMHMPEMGGIDATRAIRALAGEPGRVPIIAVTASAMQEGIQRGLDAGMNDHVSKPIHPTALHAALLRVIGRRDETEAPATGEIDLTQQLLGGNLALDETVLGGLEAQLGREVVAELVEDFFTTSAEHTRTMRAAEASGDASNWGDAAHSVKGAAGSLGLGQLFRVALAIEESCHGGDLAAAGQAMDEFAVKLAEGQALLRQRYPASQAA
- a CDS encoding response regulator translates to MTGKHPSDTYLSHLSILLVEDDAFAMRLAQSVLKQLGIRLVICARDGAEALRVLNEGATKFDLIISDWTMPKMSGLDLLKEVRKTWIDMPFLMLTGRATPDFVLEARKNGVDAYVVKPFSPDQLARKIAGTFKLQPK
- a CDS encoding SDR family oxidoreductase, encoding MEIDCRGQKVLVTAGGGGIGRVIAETFQENGASVHVCDIDETALADLRAMRPEIGTSKADVAQAGEVDRLFEEALGRLGGLDVLVNNAGIAGPTAWVEDVSPAEWDRTIGVCLNGMFYCVRRAVPVMKEARQGCIINISSTSGRLAFPMRAPYAVAKWAVNGFTNTLASELGPFNIRVNSILPGWVEGERAESVMRNKAAALGISVEEMKAKAMQFIALKTQINPREIAEMAVYVASRSGRHISGQMLGVCGFIELER